The following are from one region of the Quercus robur chromosome 1, dhQueRobu3.1, whole genome shotgun sequence genome:
- the LOC126714498 gene encoding ferredoxin-thioredoxin reductase, variable chain-like codes for MTTSPLITTTPAAAPSPISCNNNNNNVSMKMKKPMMMMTTTSSSSSLAVSFSPLITSTATATGTGTVRRRRSSRMISCEVALESDATSSSSSLSSDKDVDPSSIATDKIGARVRVKVPLKVHHIPRVAEVDITGMEGVLKQYVGVWKGKRISANLPYKIEFLTHIEGRGPGPVKFFAHLKEDEFEYL; via the coding sequence ATGACTACATCACCATTAATTACAACTACTCCAGCAGCAGCACCATCACCCATCTcttgcaataataataataataatgtctccatgaagatgaagaaaccgatgatgatgatgacgacgacttcttcttcttcaagtttAGCAGTTTCATTTTCACCTCTTATTACCTCCACTGCCACTGCCACTGGGACTGGGACTGtccgaagaagaagaagcagcaggATGATTTCTTGTGAGGTCGCTCTCGAATCGGAtgccacttcttcttcttcttctttatcctCTGACAAAGACGTCGATCCATCATCAATAGCAACAGATAAGATCGGAGCGAGGGTTAGGGTTAAGGTTCCATTAAAGGTACACCATATTCCGAGAGTGGCGGAGGTGGATATCACTGGTATGGAAGGTGTGCTGAAGCAATACGTTGGGGTGTGGAAAGGTAAGAGAATCTCCGCCAATCTTCCTTATAAGATTGAGTTTCTTACTCATATTGAAGGCCGCGGCCCTGGCCCTGTCAAGTTCTTTGCTCATCTCAAGGAAGACGAGTTCGAATACCTCTAA